TGGCATCGATAGAGCGTTTCAAGGAAGATACGCGCCCCGTTCCGACCAGTACGGAAGCGACAAGATCGGAGTTGAGGGCAAATCGCAAGGATGCCGTCGCCAGCTTCACATCGTGTTCTTTGCAAGCGGCATCGAGGGCATTCACCTTGTCGCAAATTTCCGGGGTGGCAGGCTCATAATTATAATAAGCTCCGGGAACGGCTCCGGTTGCAAGAATGCCTGAGTTGAAGACGCCACCGATCACAAGCCCGATATTGCGTTGCTTGCAAACATCAAGCAATTCATTCTCGGCAGAGCGGTCAAGCAAGGTATAGCGACCTGCAAGCAACAGGGCGTCGAGATCATATTCTTTTGCCAGCTGGAGACAAATTTCAACTTCATTCACCCCGAGGCCAACTGCACTGACCTCGGTGGTTGACTTCAGTTCATCAAGTGCCTTGAAGCCGCCTTCCAGCAAATCCCTTACGTGTCGGGCATTTTCCTCTTTGGAATGAGTATCTTCACCAATGTCGTGGATGTAAAGAATTCGGACCGGTGCATCTGGCATGCGCGATAGACTTTGCTCGTAAGAGCGCATAATGCCATCATAGCTATAGTCAAAAACAGGGCGGTTTTGCAGTGGGTCCACAAAACCGAAATCAGGCACATCGCACGCGTCCACGGGTTCCAGAATGCGGCCGACTTTGGTTGAAACTACATAGTCTTCGTTCTTTTTGCCTGCCAGATAGCGCCCGAGACGGGTTTCTGCCAGCCCAAAACCATAGTGTGGCGCGACATCCATGTACCGGATACCGGCGTTCCA
This window of the uncultured Cohaesibacter sp. genome carries:
- a CDS encoding aldo/keto reductase, translating into MSNQISKRLLGKTGIELSELSFGVSSLGNLYRAVSDEEAVDVLDAVWNAGIRYMDVAPHYGFGLAETRLGRYLAGKKNEDYVVSTKVGRILEPVDACDVPDFGFVDPLQNRPVFDYSYDGIMRSYEQSLSRMPDAPVRILYIHDIGEDTHSKEENARHVRDLLEGGFKALDELKSTTEVSAVGLGVNEVEICLQLAKEYDLDALLLAGRYTLLDRSAENELLDVCKQRNIGLVIGGVFNSGILATGAVPGAYYNYEPATPEICDKVNALDAACKEHDVKLATASLRFALNSDLVASVLVGTGRVSSLKRSIDAMQETIPDALWPICDEIARA